In one window of Paracoccus saliphilus DNA:
- a CDS encoding YeeE/YedE family protein, translating into MDLPTLLTDISERLGDLTTALLIGLLTGALFGFAAQRSAFCLRSAAVELARGRPGPRMAVWLMAVGAAVLSVQGARMAGLFDADTAQLMNFAGSWSGAVIGGLIFGVGMVLARGCSGRLLVLAGTGNLRCMLAGLVFALVAQFTIAGFLAPVRQSVNGMSMTAGGRNMDLLAEFGSGPLAGVLVGAVMLLAAIGLASRAGIGRGAGIFAVITGIAITIGWVLTYTQSLVSFEPLGVVSATFAAPSANVVLSLMTAEFAMDFSLGLIPGVFLGAFLGALVGGELRLEGYHSVPQMLRSLGGGALMGFGGVLAGGCAIGAGVTGVSIFVGPLVLATVCFFIGAWAADRVVDREAAVAHDPVRVQR; encoded by the coding sequence ATGGATCTGCCCACATTGCTGACCGACATATCCGAGCGCTTGGGCGATCTGACTACGGCGCTGCTGATCGGGCTGCTGACCGGGGCGCTGTTCGGCTTTGCCGCGCAGCGCTCTGCCTTTTGCCTGCGTTCGGCAGCGGTGGAACTGGCGCGGGGCCGCCCGGGACCGCGCATGGCGGTCTGGTTGATGGCGGTTGGCGCCGCGGTGCTGTCGGTGCAGGGCGCGCGGATGGCGGGGCTGTTCGACGCGGATACCGCGCAACTGATGAATTTCGCCGGAAGCTGGTCCGGCGCGGTTATCGGCGGGCTGATCTTTGGCGTCGGCATGGTGTTGGCGCGGGGGTGTTCGGGACGGCTTCTGGTTCTGGCGGGGACCGGCAATCTGCGCTGCATGCTGGCCGGGCTGGTCTTTGCACTGGTTGCGCAGTTCACCATCGCGGGATTCCTCGCCCCGGTGCGGCAATCGGTAAACGGAATGTCGATGACCGCCGGAGGCCGCAACATGGATCTGCTGGCCGAATTTGGCTCGGGGCCGCTTGCCGGGGTTCTTGTTGGTGCAGTGATGCTGCTTGCAGCCATCGGTCTGGCAAGTCGAGCGGGGATCGGGCGCGGTGCGGGCATCTTTGCGGTGATCACGGGAATCGCCATCACCATCGGTTGGGTGCTGACCTATACGCAATCGCTGGTCTCGTTCGAGCCTCTGGGCGTGGTCTCGGCCACGTTTGCGGCACCTTCGGCGAATGTCGTGCTGTCGCTCATGACCGCCGAATTCGCGATGGATTTCAGCCTCGGCCTGATCCCCGGGGTGTTTCTCGGGGCGTTTCTTGGCGCGCTGGTCGGTGGTGAATTGCGGCTGGAGGGTTATCACAGCGTTCCGCAGATGCTGCGTTCTCTCGGCGGTGGGGCGCTGATGGGGTTCGGAGGCGTACTTGCGGGCGGTTGCGCGATCGGTGCGGGTGTCACCGGGGTATCGATCTTTGTCGGGCCGCTGGTGCTGGCGACGGTCTGCTTTTTCATCGGCGCATGGGCGGCGGATCGGGTCGTGGATCGCGAGGCCGCCGTGGCGCATGATCCGGTGCGGGTTCAGCGCTGA
- a CDS encoding DUF484 family protein has product MTSELDQEIRDKLLADPGAILADRDLMRALVDAREAEAGDNVIDIRGRAMEALETRLDRLEAQHESVIATAYDNQSGTAVVHRAVIGLLEAADLGEFIDSLQSEIAPLLRIETLRLVVEETPAISGLPEDVIVTPEGSIDQIIAAGRRAPRGDDIILRPAEPITKPAHARDVASEALLPLDLGAKRPKAMLLMGSADKSRFMPAHGTDLLRFFGQVFRLVLIMRLRA; this is encoded by the coding sequence ATGACGTCGGAACTCGATCAGGAGATTCGTGACAAGCTTCTGGCCGATCCCGGCGCCATCCTCGCCGACCGCGACCTGATGCGGGCGCTTGTCGATGCGCGCGAGGCAGAGGCCGGCGACAACGTGATAGATATTCGCGGCCGCGCGATGGAGGCGCTGGAAACCCGCCTCGACCGGCTCGAGGCGCAGCATGAAAGCGTGATAGCCACCGCCTATGACAACCAATCGGGAACGGCGGTAGTGCATCGGGCGGTGATCGGCCTGCTCGAAGCCGCCGATCTGGGCGAATTCATCGATAGCCTGCAATCCGAGATCGCGCCGCTTCTGCGAATCGAGACGCTGCGGCTGGTGGTCGAGGAAACGCCTGCTATTTCGGGCCTGCCCGAAGATGTGATCGTTACGCCCGAAGGCAGTATCGACCAGATCATCGCCGCAGGCCGCCGCGCCCCGCGTGGTGACGACATCATCCTGCGTCCCGCCGAACCCATCACGAAACCTGCTCATGCACGCGACGTCGCCTCGGAGGCGCTGCTGCCCCTTGATCTGGGAGCCAAGCGCCCAAAGGCAATGCTTCTGATGGGCAGCGCCGACAAGTCGCGCTTCATGCCCGCCCATGGCACCGACCTGTTGCGATTCTTCGGGCAGGTGTTCCGGCTGGTGCTGATCATGCGGCTGCGGGCATGA
- a CDS encoding aromatic amino acid transaminase: protein MLTDLKPQAPDKILMLVEEYKADTRQGKIDLGVGVYRNPEGVTPIMRAVKTAEQRIWEAQSTKAYTGLAGEPEFRNAMAQMVLGDAPSDRLASLATVGGTGAVRQALELARLANPGLTVHVSDPTWPNHLSIMKFMGLPFVEYRYFDNDTRGVDFEAMKEDITKAGKGDIVLLHGCCHNPTGANLSLEQWEEIAAILEKSGAVPLIDLAYQGFGDGLDTDAAATRLLATRLPEVLIAASCSKNFGIYRERTGILMALAENSAARDLSQGSLAFLNRQTYSFPPDHGARIVSTILTDEGLRTDWASELEDVRNGMLVLREQLASELRDLSGSDRFDFIAQHRGMFSRLGATPEQVKKLKTDAAIYMVGDSRLNIAGLNRDTVPVLARAIVDAGI, encoded by the coding sequence ATGCTGACCGATCTGAAACCGCAAGCCCCCGACAAGATCCTGATGCTGGTCGAGGAATACAAGGCCGATACCCGTCAGGGGAAAATCGATCTGGGCGTCGGGGTCTACAGGAATCCCGAAGGCGTGACGCCGATCATGCGCGCGGTCAAGACCGCGGAACAGCGGATTTGGGAGGCGCAGAGCACCAAGGCCTATACCGGCCTTGCCGGCGAACCGGAGTTCCGCAACGCAATGGCGCAGATGGTGCTGGGCGACGCGCCGTCCGACCGCCTCGCCTCGCTCGCGACAGTTGGTGGTACCGGTGCTGTCCGTCAGGCGCTGGAACTGGCACGGCTGGCCAATCCCGGCCTGACCGTCCATGTCTCGGACCCGACTTGGCCCAACCACCTGTCTATCATGAAATTCATGGGGCTGCCTTTCGTCGAATACCGGTACTTCGACAACGACACACGAGGTGTCGATTTCGAGGCGATGAAAGAGGATATCACCAAGGCCGGAAAGGGCGACATCGTGCTGCTGCACGGCTGCTGCCATAATCCCACCGGCGCCAATCTATCCCTGGAACAATGGGAAGAGATCGCGGCGATCCTCGAAAAATCCGGCGCGGTGCCGTTGATTGACCTGGCCTATCAGGGTTTTGGCGACGGGCTGGATACCGATGCCGCCGCCACCCGCCTGTTGGCAACCCGCCTGCCCGAAGTGTTGATCGCGGCGTCCTGCTCGAAGAATTTCGGCATCTACCGCGAACGGACCGGTATCCTGATGGCGCTTGCCGAAAACAGTGCCGCCCGCGACCTGAGCCAGGGCTCCCTCGCCTTCCTGAATCGCCAGACCTATTCCTTCCCACCCGACCATGGTGCCCGCATCGTGAGTACCATCCTGACCGACGAAGGGCTGCGCACCGATTGGGCATCGGAACTGGAAGATGTTCGGAACGGCATGCTGGTCTTGCGTGAACAGCTCGCCTCGGAATTGCGCGACCTGTCGGGCAGCGACCGCTTCGATTTCATCGCACAGCATCGCGGAATGTTCTCGCGCCTTGGCGCCACACCCGAGCAGGTGAAGAAGCTGAAAACCGATGCAGCCATCTACATGGTCGGCGATTCGCGCCTGAACATCGCCGGGCTAAACCGCGATACCGTCCCGGTTCTTGCCCGTGCCATCGTCGACGCCGGTATCTGA
- the sseA gene encoding 3-mercaptopyruvate sulfurtransferase, translating to MQDDPKTLVSTEWLARHLNDPDLRVIDASWHMPAAGRDARAEYDGAHIPGARFFDIEAISDKRSELPHMAPPVEMFISRMRAMGVGDGHQVVVYDNSDVRSAARVWWTFRLMGKTDVAVLDGGFAKWQAEGRPIEDMPPVLRDRHITVQRQAGLVRDVTQVAAASKLGDHEIIDARAPERFRGEADEPRPGLRAGHIPGSTNLPFGRLLNKDGTMKDPEAIRAEFEAAGVDLSKPAITSCGSGVTAAILSLALERIGHRNHSLYDGSWTEWGSFPDLEIATGDA from the coding sequence ATGCAGGACGATCCGAAAACGCTGGTTTCAACCGAATGGCTGGCCAGACATCTGAACGATCCTGATCTGCGGGTGATCGACGCAAGCTGGCATATGCCCGCAGCAGGTCGCGATGCCCGCGCCGAGTATGACGGGGCGCATATCCCCGGCGCACGGTTCTTCGATATCGAGGCGATTTCCGACAAGCGCAGCGAATTGCCGCATATGGCCCCTCCGGTCGAGATGTTCATCAGCCGGATGCGCGCGATGGGCGTGGGTGACGGCCACCAGGTAGTCGTCTATGACAACTCCGATGTTCGCAGCGCCGCCCGCGTCTGGTGGACCTTCCGCCTGATGGGCAAGACCGATGTGGCAGTTCTGGATGGCGGTTTTGCCAAATGGCAGGCCGAGGGTCGTCCGATCGAGGACATGCCCCCAGTATTGCGCGACCGCCACATCACCGTGCAACGTCAGGCGGGGCTGGTGCGCGACGTGACCCAGGTTGCCGCCGCCTCGAAGCTGGGCGATCACGAGATCATCGACGCCCGCGCCCCGGAACGCTTCCGCGGCGAGGCAGACGAACCACGTCCCGGCCTACGTGCGGGCCATATTCCAGGCTCCACAAACCTGCCCTTCGGTCGCCTGTTGAACAAAGACGGCACGATGAAAGACCCCGAGGCCATCCGTGCCGAGTTCGAAGCCGCCGGGGTGGATCTGTCGAAGCCCGCCATCACCAGTTGTGGCAGCGGCGTGACCGCCGCGATCCTCAGCCTCGCGCTGGAACGGATCGGTCACCGCAACCACTCGCTCTATGACGGAAGCTGGACCGAATGGGGCAGCTTTCCCGACCTCGAAATTGCAACCGGAGACGCCTGA
- a CDS encoding tyrosine recombinase XerC: protein MTSPGPLALAPAMADALARWLEIEAATRDRSAHTITAYRADLLAFLSFLGAHHGEAATPKSLASLRQADMRAFAASERARGLGARSLARRQSAVRSFLRWLSDREGFDLSAALSARSPKYARSLPRPLSPDQAQDALDMVAVGHDTPWVAARDVAVMTLLWGCGLRISEALGLDGRDWPFREALTITGKGGKERHVPMLPIARDAVAEYLRLCPWRLAPDQALFRGVRGGRLGSDAIASALRGARAALGLPPSATPHALRHSFATHLLAAGGDLRTIQELLGHASLSTTQVYTGVDDAHLMAVYRAAHPRR, encoded by the coding sequence ATGACCTCGCCCGGCCCGCTGGCCCTCGCCCCCGCCATGGCGGATGCGTTGGCCCGCTGGCTGGAGATCGAGGCCGCAACCCGCGACAGGTCAGCGCATACCATCACGGCCTATCGCGCCGACCTGCTGGCCTTCCTGAGCTTTCTGGGGGCGCATCACGGCGAGGCCGCCACCCCGAAATCGCTGGCATCCCTGCGGCAAGCGGATATGCGCGCCTTCGCCGCCTCTGAGCGGGCGCGGGGGCTGGGCGCGCGTTCATTGGCGCGAAGACAATCGGCGGTGCGCAGTTTCCTGCGCTGGCTCTCGGATCGCGAAGGCTTCGATCTGTCCGCCGCGCTCTCCGCGCGCAGCCCGAAATATGCCCGCTCCCTGCCGCGACCGCTCTCGCCGGATCAGGCGCAGGATGCGCTGGACATGGTTGCGGTCGGGCATGACACGCCTTGGGTCGCTGCCCGCGATGTCGCGGTGATGACGCTGCTTTGGGGCTGCGGATTGCGGATATCCGAGGCTTTGGGGCTGGACGGCCGCGACTGGCCCTTCCGCGAGGCGCTGACGATTACCGGCAAGGGCGGGAAGGAACGGCATGTGCCGATGCTGCCCATAGCCCGCGACGCCGTGGCCGAGTATCTGCGCCTTTGCCCGTGGCGACTAGCCCCCGATCAAGCGCTGTTCCGGGGCGTGCGTGGCGGCAGGTTGGGATCGGATGCCATCGCCTCCGCGCTGCGCGGCGCTCGCGCCGCATTGGGGCTCCCGCCCTCGGCAACGCCACATGCGCTCCGCCATTCCTTCGCCACCCATCTGCTGGCCGCCGGAGGGGATCTGCGTACCATCCAGGAACTTCTGGGCCATGCCAGCCTGTCCACGACGCAGGTCTATACCGGTGTCGATGATGCCCATCTGATGGCCGTCTATCGCGCCGCCCATCCGCGGCGGTGA
- the smpB gene encoding SsrA-binding protein SmpB, with the protein MAKESENKNYKVIAENRRARFDYFIESDLEVGIMLTGSEVKSLRTGQSNIAESYASIENGELWLINGHIASLSNAGVFGHEERRRRKLLVNKRELARLWQAVGRQGMTLVPLVMYFNHRGLVKLKIGIAKGKKVADKRETSAKRDWNRQKQRLLKQNG; encoded by the coding sequence ATGGCCAAAGAAAGCGAAAACAAGAACTACAAGGTGATTGCGGAAAACCGGCGGGCGCGTTTCGATTACTTCATCGAAAGCGATCTGGAGGTTGGCATCATGCTGACCGGATCGGAGGTGAAATCCCTGCGCACCGGCCAGTCGAATATCGCCGAAAGCTATGCCTCCATCGAGAATGGCGAACTGTGGCTGATCAACGGGCATATCGCCTCGCTGTCCAATGCCGGCGTATTCGGGCACGAGGAACGCCGCAGGCGCAAGCTGCTGGTGAACAAACGGGAACTTGCGCGGCTGTGGCAGGCCGTTGGGCGGCAAGGGATGACGCTCGTGCCGCTGGTGATGTATTTCAACCATCGCGGGTTGGTAAAGCTTAAGATCGGCATCGCCAAGGGCAAGAAGGTTGCCGACAAGCGCGAAACTTCTGCCAAGCGCGACTGGAACCGGCAGAAGCAACGATTGCTGAAACAAAACGGATAA
- the fsa gene encoding fructose-6-phosphate aldolase: MKFFVDTADVAAIKELNDLGMVDGVTTNPSLILKAGRDITEVTREICEMVDGPVSAEVVAEKADDMIREGKTLAKIADNITVKVPLTWDGLKACRTLSDEGHMVNVTLCFSPAQAILAAKAGATFISPFIGRLDDIHLDGAELIADIREIYDNYGYETEILAASIRSVNHIIEVAKIGTDVITAPPAVIKSMANHILTDKGLAQFNADWEKTGQKIG; this comes from the coding sequence ATGAAATTCTTTGTCGATACCGCAGATGTTGCCGCTATCAAGGAGCTCAATGATCTGGGCATGGTGGATGGTGTGACGACCAACCCCTCGCTGATCCTGAAAGCCGGGCGCGACATCACCGAAGTCACCCGCGAGATCTGCGAGATGGTGGACGGCCCGGTCAGCGCCGAAGTCGTGGCCGAAAAGGCCGATGACATGATCCGCGAAGGCAAGACCCTTGCCAAGATCGCCGATAATATCACCGTGAAAGTGCCGCTGACATGGGACGGGCTGAAAGCCTGCCGCACCCTGTCGGACGAGGGTCACATGGTGAATGTCACCCTCTGCTTCTCTCCGGCGCAGGCGATCCTGGCAGCGAAAGCCGGTGCGACCTTCATCAGCCCCTTCATCGGGCGGCTGGACGACATCCATCTGGACGGGGCCGAGCTGATCGCCGATATCCGGGAAATCTATGACAATTACGGCTACGAGACAGAGATCCTCGCGGCTTCGATCCGTTCGGTCAACCATATCATCGAGGTGGCCAAGATCGGCACCGATGTCATTACCGCGCCGCCTGCTGTCATCAAGTCCATGGCGAACCATATCTTGACCGACAAGGGCCTGGCGCAGTTCAATGCCGATTGGGAAAAGACCGGCCAGAAGATCGGCTGA
- a CDS encoding OmpA family protein, whose product MASSRKRVSTSLATLVVLAGIGGLSWFGAREAADFMERRSGVEVRNALADAGQDWVAVRSDGLQVLLSGTAPTEVERFRAVTQAGTVIDSSRIVDEMTVMASDALAPPAFKVELLRNDDGISLIGLVPASTDRAALVHTLQSETAAPKVTDLLENADYPAPEHWDEAIRYGLRVAQMTPQAKISIEAGNVAIEALTESRAEKGRLEKELSRSLPDSVELNTDISAPRPAIAPFTLRFMIDDQGARFDACAADDEEGRERILAAAVRAGVKGTPGCTLALGAPAPEWADAVVAAIGAVAALKRGTVTLSDADIALTVPAGVERSDFDKVVTNLEQALPPVFSLNAHLDEAPDAPTGPAEFFATMSAGREMTMRGRIGDQQMYEAVDSFARARFTSVQDSLRSDGDTPGGWTVRVIAGLEALDGLEKGAVKVSRNTIELSGDSGDPRAAEHAAAALSKRLGAGARYQLSIRYDRRLDPALALPDGDQCVDRLNIIMSEAAIGFEPNKSTIAGDPTETLERMSEVMADCADFQIEAGGHTDSQGSEGFNADLSRSRAQALVSAMSDAGIDVTNMTSRGYGESQPIATNDTEEGREENRRIEFRLISEQPVRTEPLPAPVTVEGTTGEAMDAEPDVEVRMHVADDPEAGEEVAGPEMPSANDISGAAPATVGASEEFQTLDEREENIRLPVQTPDDGTPRPAPRPDAIEGEGESDEGETQQSEATEE is encoded by the coding sequence ATGGCGTCGTCCCGCAAACGCGTATCCACCTCTTTGGCGACACTTGTCGTTCTGGCTGGAATCGGTGGATTGAGTTGGTTCGGTGCGCGTGAAGCGGCGGATTTCATGGAACGGCGCTCTGGGGTCGAGGTGCGGAACGCATTGGCTGATGCCGGGCAGGATTGGGTCGCGGTTCGCAGCGATGGGCTGCAGGTCCTGCTGTCGGGAACCGCTCCGACCGAGGTGGAGCGCTTCCGTGCCGTGACTCAGGCTGGAACCGTGATCGATTCCAGCCGGATCGTGGATGAGATGACTGTGATGGCCAGCGATGCTTTGGCTCCCCCAGCATTCAAGGTGGAACTGCTACGCAATGACGACGGGATCTCGCTGATCGGGCTGGTACCCGCTTCGACCGACCGGGCGGCCCTGGTCCATACCCTGCAGAGCGAGACGGCGGCTCCGAAAGTCACCGACCTGCTGGAGAATGCCGATTATCCGGCCCCGGAGCATTGGGATGAAGCGATCAGATATGGCTTGCGGGTCGCACAAATGACGCCACAGGCCAAGATCTCCATCGAAGCGGGGAATGTTGCGATCGAGGCACTTACCGAGAGCAGGGCCGAAAAAGGCCGGCTGGAGAAAGAACTGAGCCGCTCTCTGCCAGATTCGGTGGAACTGAACACGGATATATCCGCGCCACGCCCGGCGATAGCGCCCTTTACGCTGCGTTTCATGATCGACGATCAGGGCGCGCGCTTCGATGCATGCGCTGCCGATGACGAGGAAGGCAGGGAGCGCATTCTGGCGGCCGCCGTCCGGGCCGGGGTCAAGGGAACACCCGGCTGTACGCTGGCGCTTGGCGCACCTGCGCCGGAATGGGCCGATGCGGTGGTTGCTGCGATTGGGGCGGTCGCTGCGTTGAAACGGGGCACCGTGACCCTTTCGGATGCCGATATTGCATTGACAGTGCCAGCAGGCGTGGAACGCTCTGATTTCGACAAGGTGGTTACCAATCTCGAACAGGCGCTGCCCCCTGTCTTTTCGTTGAATGCCCATCTGGACGAGGCGCCCGATGCACCGACAGGACCGGCCGAGTTCTTCGCAACCATGTCGGCGGGTCGCGAAATGACCATGCGTGGCCGAATTGGCGACCAACAGATGTACGAGGCGGTCGACAGCTTTGCGCGAGCGCGGTTCACATCTGTTCAGGACAGCCTGCGCAGCGATGGAGATACGCCGGGCGGTTGGACGGTCAGGGTGATCGCGGGGCTTGAAGCCCTTGACGGGTTGGAGAAGGGGGCGGTCAAGGTGTCCCGGAATACGATTGAGCTTTCAGGGGATTCAGGTGACCCGCGTGCGGCGGAGCATGCCGCCGCCGCTTTGTCGAAACGTCTTGGTGCCGGTGCCAGGTATCAGCTTTCGATCCGATACGATCGTCGACTCGATCCGGCTCTGGCACTGCCTGACGGCGATCAATGCGTGGACCGGTTGAATATCATCATGTCGGAAGCGGCGATCGGGTTCGAGCCGAACAAATCAACGATCGCGGGTGATCCCACCGAGACCTTGGAGCGGATGTCGGAAGTCATGGCCGATTGCGCCGATTTCCAGATCGAAGCCGGAGGCCATACCGATTCGCAGGGATCGGAGGGGTTCAATGCCGACTTGTCACGGTCCCGGGCCCAAGCCCTGGTCAGTGCCATGTCAGATGCGGGAATCGATGTCACGAACATGACCTCGCGCGGTTATGGCGAAAGCCAGCCCATTGCCACCAATGACACCGAGGAGGGCCGTGAAGAGAACCGCCGGATCGAATTCCGCCTGATCTCCGAGCAACCCGTTCGCACAGAGCCTTTGCCCGCACCGGTGACCGTCGAAGGAACGACAGGTGAGGCTATGGATGCCGAACCGGATGTGGAGGTGCGGATGCATGTTGCAGATGATCCGGAAGCCGGGGAAGAGGTTGCCGGGCCGGAGATGCCATCGGCGAACGACATCTCTGGTGCCGCCCCCGCGACGGTTGGTGCCAGCGAAGAGTTCCAGACACTGGACGAACGCGAAGAAAATATTAGGCTACCGGTTCAGACGCCCGACGATGGCACCCCTCGTCCCGCGCCTCGTCCTGACGCAATCGAGGGCGAGGGGGAAAGCGACGAAGGCGAAACCCAGCAAAGTGAAGCCACTGAAGAATGA
- a CDS encoding P1 family peptidase, translated as MKPGPRNLITDVTGLRVGNAQDVGLRSGATVLTGDAPFAASVHVMGGAPGTRDTDLLAPDKLVSQVDALVLSGGSGFGVAACDGVMAGLAAEGRGFAVGEARVPIVPGAILFDLLNGGKKDWAENPYPELGLRAYKAATSEFAIGSEGAGSGAMTARLWGGLGSASAVLENGMTVGALVAVNALGSATVGETPHFWAAPWELEDEFGGLGLPSEFPAAAEPTPFKRPGEATTIAIVATDASLDKAGLQRLATVAHDGLARALVPSHTPLDGDLVFAVSTGAKPLQDAVADSFLLGHTGASVLARAIARAVFAARSRPDDHRACWQDIAER; from the coding sequence ATGAAACCCGGACCGCGCAACCTGATCACCGATGTCACCGGCCTGCGGGTCGGCAATGCGCAGGATGTGGGGCTGCGTTCCGGCGCGACCGTGCTGACCGGCGATGCGCCTTTCGCGGCCTCGGTGCATGTCATGGGAGGGGCGCCGGGCACGCGGGACACCGATCTGCTGGCGCCCGACAAGCTGGTCTCACAGGTCGATGCGCTGGTGCTGTCGGGAGGTTCCGGATTCGGAGTGGCTGCTTGTGATGGCGTAATGGCAGGGCTGGCTGCGGAGGGCCGCGGCTTTGCCGTGGGCGAGGCACGGGTGCCGATCGTGCCCGGCGCGATTCTCTTCGACCTGCTCAATGGTGGAAAGAAGGATTGGGCGGAGAATCCCTATCCCGAACTCGGTTTGCGGGCCTACAAGGCCGCAACTTCGGAATTCGCCATCGGGAGCGAAGGCGCGGGGTCCGGAGCCATGACCGCACGATTGTGGGGTGGCTTGGGATCTGCCTCGGCAGTGCTGGAGAACGGGATGACGGTGGGGGCTCTGGTGGCAGTCAATGCGCTCGGCTCGGCCACCGTCGGCGAAACGCCGCATTTCTGGGCCGCTCCGTGGGAACTGGAGGATGAGTTCGGTGGCCTCGGACTTCCATCCGAATTTCCTGCCGCTGCCGAGCCCACGCCGTTCAAGCGTCCGGGCGAAGCCACGACGATTGCCATCGTCGCGACGGATGCGAGCTTGGACAAGGCCGGGCTGCAAAGACTGGCGACGGTGGCGCATGACGGATTGGCCCGGGCGTTGGTTCCCAGTCATACACCCCTTGATGGCGATCTGGTATTTGCCGTCTCGACCGGAGCGAAACCCCTGCAGGACGCGGTCGCGGATTCGTTCCTGCTTGGTCACACGGGGGCATCGGTTCTGGCGCGGGCCATTGCGCGGGCAGTCTTTGCCGCCAGATCGCGCCCCGACGATCATCGGGCTTGCTGGCAGGATATTGCGGAACGATAG